One part of the Archocentrus centrarchus isolate MPI-CPG fArcCen1 unplaced genomic scaffold, fArcCen1 scaffold_40_ctg1, whole genome shotgun sequence genome encodes these proteins:
- the LOC115776894 gene encoding amine sulfotransferase-like has protein sequence MDLTHVEAPNHELVPHRGIKLIKGTHDPDDVDQIYDLEIRDSDVFVVTYPKSGTIWMQQILLLIEVKGDVTAISKLSSSSNAELVPWIEVTGSREAFITAPSPRMRVTHLQYQFMPRALSQKKGKVIYVARNPKDVLVSYFYFHKLANMLETPKDFDDFFEKFIRGDVFGCSWFKHIKSWYSHKDDMNMLFMTFEEMIQDLKSAVERISSFLGKDLSDEQLASVVKHSTFKNMKKIPQASYEHVPSHLFSHQMGRFMRKGTIGDWKNHFTVAQSERFDDLFHREMKDFPLSFTWDVTDAD, from the exons ATGGATTTAACTCATGTCGAGGCTCCTAATCATGAACTGGTGCCACACAGAGGCATAAAGCTGATTAAAGGGACACATGATCCAGATGATGTGGACCAGATATACGACCTGGAGATCAGAGACTCTGATGTGTTTGTCGTCACATACCCAAAATCCG GAACCATCTGGATGCAGCAGATCCTGTTGCTCATTGAGGTGAAGGGAGATGTGACAGCCATCAGTAAGCTCAGCAGCTCTTCTAATGCTGAGCTCGTGCCCTGGATTGAGGTGACTGGCAGCAGAGAGGCGTTCattacagctccatcacccaGGATGAGGGTTACCCATCTGCAGTACCAATTCATGCCTCGCGCTCTGAGCCAAAAGAAGGGAAAG GTGATCTATGTGGCGAGAAATCCCAAAGATGTCCTCGTGTCTTACTTCTACTTCCATAAGCTTGCAAACATGTTGGAAACACCGAAGGATTTTGATGACTTCTTTGAGAAATTCATTAGAGGAGATG TGTTTGGGTGCAGCTGGTTCAAGCACATTAAGAGCTGGTACTCACACAAGGATGACATGAACATGCTGTTCATGACGTTTGAAGAAATGATCCAA GACTTAAAGTCAGCTGTGGAGAGGATCTCGTCGTTCCTGGGTAAGGACCTGAGTGATGAGCAGCTGGCCAGTGTGGTGAAACACAGCACCTTCAAAAACATGAAGAAGATCCCTCAAGCCAGCTACGAGCACGTGCCGAGTCACCTGTTCAGCCACCAAATGGGAAGATTTATGAGAAAAG GTACCATCGGTGACTGGAAGAATCACTTCACAGTAGCCCAGAGCGAGAGGTTTGATGACCTCTTCCACAGAGAGATGAAGGACTTTCCTTTGTCGTTCACCTGGGACGTCACAGACGCTGACTGA
- the LOC115776898 gene encoding calcium homeostasis modulator protein 5, protein MDNLRTVWRFFMDQKSTIGYSFMALLTVGGERVFSMVSFQCPCNHDQNFAYGLTFLLGPAAVLLVFGFLSSTRFWRLYTGCCLDPMKLCPRGNCLGCFRVFLSVFTGACVAPVMWLSVALLNGTFYECAVSGLDDNLVVNLFCKNKTLTCREELARVPCDRSKLSSNERMELLLMLRSQSQILGWCIIIITATVGLLGTCCKNCRSKVSYLQLKFRKIYIEKEKERFDAFALEYATKLAERNLQSFFENKKPQPFPFPNHKAWEEISAHYTFSRSEQYYSSLQRYVERGDRDFTPEERPVMDLEYGIEMN, encoded by the exons ATGGATAACTTGAGGACTGTCTGGCGTTTCTTCATGGACCAGAAATCCACCATTGGCTACAGCTTCATGGCTCTGCTGACTGTAGGCGGGGAGCGAGTTTTCTCCATGGTCTCCTTCCAGTGTCCCTGCAACCACGACCAGAACTTTGCTTATGGTTTGACGTTTCTGCTGGGTCCGGCCGCAGTGCTGCTGGTCTTTGGCTTTTTGTCCAGCACCAGATTTTGGAGGCTCTACACCGGGTGCTGCCTCGATCCCATGAAGCTTTGCCCCCGTGGGAACTGTTTGGGCTGTTTCAGGGTGTTCCTGAGCGTTTTTACTGGGGCTTGTGTGGCTCCTGTGATGTGGCTCTCTGTGGCCCTGCTCAATGGAACCTTTTATGAGTGTGCTGTCAGCGGTCTTGATGATAATCTGGTGGTCAATCTCTTCTGTAAAAACAAGACTCTGACGTGTCGGGAGGAACTGGCCCGGGTGCCCTGTGACCGGTCCAAACTGTCTAGTAATGAGCGCATGGAGCTGCTACTAATGCTCAGGTCCCAGTCTCAG ATTCTCGGCTGGTGCATTATCATTATCACAGCTACTGTCGGCCTTCTGGGGACCTGCTGCAAAAACTGTCGCTCCAAAGTGAGCTACCTGCAGCTTAAATTTAGGAAAATCTAcatagagaaagaaaaggaacgcTTTGATGCCTTCGCTTTAGAGTACGCCACCAAACTGGCTGAGAGAAACCTGCAGAGCTTCTTTGAGAACAAGAAGCCTCAGCCGTTCCCTTTTCCCAACCACAAAGCCTGGGAAGAGATCTCTGCGCACTACACGTTTTCCAGGAGCGAGCAGTATTACAGCAGCCTGCAGCGCTACGTGGAGAGAGGAGACAGGGACTTCACACCGGAGGAGAGACCTGTCATGGACTTGGAGTACGGGATAGAGATGAACTAG
- the rwdd1 gene encoding RWD domain-containing protein 1, translating into MTDYAEEQRNELEAIESIYPDSFTVLSEDPTSFTITVTSDVGENGETVETTLKFTYVDKYPDEPPLWEIYSQENLEENDTEDILTLLQQQAEENLGMVMIFTLVTAVQEKLNAIVDVMKNRQEEEKRRKEREAEEAEKVAFQGTVVTIENFLSWKANFELEMAELRRKKQKEEEQAGKPKLTGKQLFERDHNLDTSDIQFLEDAGNSVEVDESLFQDIEDLDLDENDPDFDPIEMGSDED; encoded by the exons ATGACAGACTACGCCGAAGAGCAGAGGAATGAACTCGAAGCCATAGAGTCTATCTATCCAGACTCTTTCACAG TGCTCTCAGAAGATCCCACCAGCTTCACCATTACGGTCACATCAGATGTAGGGGAGAACGGTGAAA CCGTGGAAACAACTTTAAAGTTTACATATGTAGATAAGTACCCAGATGAGCCCCCGCTGTGGGAGATCTACTCCCAGGAGAACTTGGAGGAGAATGACACAGAAGACATCCTCACTCTGCTGCAACAGCAG GCAGAAGAAAACTTGGGTATGGTGATGATCTTCACCCTGGTGACTGCTGTGCAGGAAAAGCTAAATGCGATTGTGGATGTGATGAAAAACAGGCAGGAAGAGGAAAAGCGtcggaaagagagagaggcagaggaagctGAGAAG GTGGCTTTCCAGGGCACAGTGGTAACCATTGAAAATTTCCTTTCATGGAAAGCGAACTTTGAGCTGGAGATGGCCGAGCTGAGGAGAAAGAagcagaaagaggaggagcaggCGGGAAAACCCAAACTGACAG GTAAACAGCTGTTTGAGAGAGACCACAACCTGGACACGTCTGACATCCAGTTCCTTGAAGACG CTGGAAACAGTGTTGAGGTGGATGAGTCACTATTCCAGGACATCGAGGACTTGGATCTGGATGAGAATGACCCAGACTTTGACCCTATAGAGATGGGCAGTGATGAAGACTAA